From the genome of Polynucleobacter sp. AM-7D1:
TGGATCCCAAATGCTGTGAACGGCAGTGATCGCCACAATTCCAGCAGTCTCGGTTCGCAATACCCGGTCACCTAGAGAAACAATCTGATATCCAGTGGCTTGAGCTTGAGCCTCTTCCTCTGGAGAATGCCCACCCTCGGGCCCGATCATCAAAATAATATCCTGCGGTGGACTCTCAATTAATACTGAATACAAGCTTTTGTCAGTATCTGGGCTTAATAGTAGCTTAAGTGGGGCTTTTTGTGGCTTTTGTAGATAACTTTCAAAACTTTGAACGGGCTCTACTGAAGCTAAAACTGTGCGATCACATTGTTCGCAGGCCGCCTGAATAATACCCTCCCAGTGGAGGAGGCGTTTTTGCGCCCGCTCGGCATCGCTAGAGCGCGTCAATTTAATCACTGAGCGCTCGCACTGCAGCGGTGCAATCACTTGAGCGCCGGTCTCTATGGCCTTCTCAACGACCCAATCCATCTTGTCGCCACCAGCCAGACCTTGCGCCAAAGTAATGGCATAGGGGCTCTCACGATGGGTGTCGAGGCGAATATCACTCAACTCTGCTTCCCCAGATTTATTGCTCAGGGAAAGGAGTTTTGCCTGGGCAACTTGGCCTTTGCCATCGAAGATGGGGAAGAATTCACCAACCTGGATGCGGCGTACCCGCAAATGATGGGCGAGCTCAGGGGTGAGGGTATTTGGCTTTTGGGTTTCCCATGGCCCGGGAAGATAAAATTGAGGCATTACTGAAATATAGCTAATTAATTTCCTAGAGACCCAATTTACGATGTCAAACCTTCAAATTCGTATGGCAAATGCCATTCGCGCTTTATCCATGGATGCAGTTCAACAAGCCAATTCTGGCCACCCTGGAATGCCAATGGGTATGGCTGATATTGCGGTTGGTCTTTGGAATGAGCATTTGCAACATAACCCAACAGATCCACATTGGATGAATCGCGATCGCTTTGTTTTATCAAACGGTCATGGCTCCATGTTGTTGTATTCCTTATTGCACCTCACGGGTTACGACTTGCCGATGAGCGAGTTAAAAAATTTCCGTCAATTGCATAGTAAAACTGCTGGCCATCCTGAATATGGAATTACTCCTGGAGTAGAAACAACTACCGGACCATTAGGTCAGGGTATTTCAAACGCAGTGGGTATGGCGCTGGCAGAGAAATTATTGGCAGAAGAATTTAATCGCCCTGGCCATGACATTGTTGATCACTACACCTATGTATTTTTAGGTGACGGTTGTTTGATGGAGGGCATCAGTCATGAAGTCTGTTCACTAGCCGGCACACTCAAGCTTAATAAGTTGATAGCGCTGTGGGATGACAACGGCATCTCAATTGATGGCAAGGTCGTTTCTTGGTTTAACGAAGATACGCCAAAGCGTTTTGAGGCATACGGTTGGAATGTGATTCGTGATGTTGATGGTCATGATGCAGAGGCTGTATCTACCGCAATCGCTAAAGCGAAGAAGAGTGACAAACCAACCTTGATCTGTTGCAAGACAGCGATTGGTCAAGGCTCGCCGAATATGGCTGGTAGCGATAAGGTGCATGGCTCCCCATTGGGTGCAGCTGAAATTGCAGCAACCCGTGTTGCATTGAACTGGCCGTATGCCCCGTTTGAAATTCCAAATGATATTTATGAAGCTTGGGACTTTAAGAAACGCGGTCAAGCTGCTGAGCATGAGTGGAATAAAGAATTCCAAGCCTACAAAAATAAATACCCAGAACTGGCTTCTGAATTACAGCGTCGCATGCAAGGTGACTTATCTAAAGATTTCTCTAAAACATTAGATGCTTATTTAAAAACTTGCGAAACCAAAGCAGAAACCATTGCTACTCGCAAGGCAAGTCAAAATGCCATCGAGGCATTAGCTCCTGCATTACCGGAATTCATGGGCGGCTCTGCTGACTTAACAGGCTCTAATTTAACCAACTGGCCTTCATGCAAAGCGGTGCGTGGTGATCAGTGGGGGAACCACATTAATTACGGTGTGCGCGAGTTTGGTATGAGTGCGATCATGAACGGTATTGCTTTACATGGTGGTTACATCCCATTTGGCGGTACGTTCTTAACTTTCTCTGATTACAGTCGTAATGCATTGCGCATGGCTGCATTGATGAAGTTGCGTAGCATCTTTGTCTTTACGCATGACTCTATTGGCTTGGGTGAAGACGGCCCAACCCACCAGTCTGTTGAGCACGTAGCAAGCTTGCGCCTTATTCCAAATCTGATGGTTTGGCGTCCATGTGACACCACTGAGAGTGCGGTTGCATGGGGTGCTGCGATTGAACGTAAGCATGGTCCAAGCGCTTTGATTTTCAGTCGTCAAAACTGCCCATTTGTATCGCGCAATAGCCAGCAAGTAAAAGATATTGCACGCGGTGGATATGTCTTGCGTGATCCGAAGAAATCCAAAATCGATGCAGTGATTATTGCTACGGGATCTGAAATTGCTTTGGCATTACAAACTGCAGAGCGTTTAGAGAATGAAGGTTTTGGAATTCGCGTGGTGTCAATTCCATCAACTACCGTGTTCGATCAACAAGATGCTGCTTACAAAGCAAAAGTATTGCCGGCTGACGTTCCGCGCATTGCTGTTGAAGCCGGTGTGACTGATTTCTGGTGGAAGTATGGTTGTGCAGCTGTGCACGGCGTTGATACCTTTGGTGAGTCAGCTCCAGCGCCAGTGCTCTATGAATATTTTGGTTTAACAGTCGATCAGATTGCTAAAACAGTGAAGCAATGCATCGCAAAGAAATAGAAAAGACAAGAAGCAAAGTATCGATTTAAGAATTCAAAATTAGCAAGGGGAATGGAATGACAATTCGTGTCGCAATTAACGGTTATGGCCGTATTGGCCGCATGGTCTTACGTGCATTGTATGAAGATCAAGTCAATGGCAAACCAAGACGTGATATCAAAATCGTGGCGATTAATGCTATGGGCGATATCGATATCAATGCACACTTAACGCAATATGATTCTGCGCACGGTCGTTTTCCTGCTGAAGTAAAAGTAGATGGTGATTGCATGGTAGTTAATGGCGATCGCATCAAAATGTTCTCGACCCGCAATCCTTTAGAAACACCTTGGGGTGAGTTGGGTGTGGACTTGGTGCTCGAGTGCTCCGGCAAGTTCACCTCAAAAGAAAAAGCCATGGTGCATATCTCTCAGGGCGCGAAGAAAGTATTGATCTCTGCTCCCGGTGAAAAAGATGTGGATGTCACAATTGTTTACGGTGTAAATCAGCAAGTTCTCAAACCAGGCGACGTCGTGGTTTCTAACGCGAGCTGCACGACTAACTGTTTAGCGCCTTTGGTTAAGCCATTGCTGGAAAAAATTGGCATCGAGTCAGGCTTGATGACAACGATTCATGCATTTACAAATGACCAGGTTCTGACTGACGTGTATCACAAGGATATGCGCCGTGCGCGTTCTGCTGTGAGCAGCATGATTCCAACCAAGACCGGTGCTGCAAAAGCGGTTGGTTTGGTGTTGCCAGCTTTGGCGGGACGCTTTGATGGTTTTGCAATGCGCGTGCCCGTTATTAACGTTTCTGTCGTAGATTTAACCTTTGCTGCCAGCCGCGCTACTAGCGTGGACGAAGTGAACTCTATCCTCAAAACAGCGAGCGAGGGCGAATTGAAGGGTATTTTGGGTTTCAATACATTGCCTCTGGTGTCAATTGACTTCAATCACGATCCACGCCCAAGTATTTATGACGCTTCCCAGACTCGCGTGTCAACAGACGGCAAGTTGGTCAAAGTCTTGGCTTGGTACGACAACGAGTGGGGCTATTCAGTCCAAATGCTTAATGCCGCTGAAGCATTGATGGCTGTAAAGTAAGTAATTGATGGGGTTTTATGGCTAAAAGAGCTTAAAATCTTACTTTGTAGTTCAAAAAGACCTCAATTGAGGTCTTTTTTCATTATCTGAGCTTATCTTTCAAAGATTAGACTTTTAATTTATTGCGGCAATTCTTCTTTTGGCAGTGGCCATACATCGCTAAAGAGTGCTCCTGGAGCTTAAAGCCCAGGTTTTTGGCAATATCGCGCTGCCTTTTCTCAATTGCCTCATCGACAAACTCTTCAACATGGCCGCAATCCAGGCAAACCAAATGATCATGGTGCTGACCCTCATTTAGCTCATAAATAGCCCTGCCATCCCCTTTGCTTGACTCAAAATGACTGCGGAGCAAGAGCCCTGCCTGTTCAAACTGGGTGAGTACCCGATAAACCGTGGCTAAACCAATTTCTTTGTCATCCTTAGCTAGGGCCATAAAGACATCTTCGGCGCTAAAGTGCGTGCCACTATTTTGATGAAAAAAGTCCAGGATTTTCATGCGTGGACCGGTTGCCTTGAGGCCAATGTCGCGTAAATCTGCTGGAGTCGGATTTTGGTTCATATTCATGGGTTTGGGAGCTAAAATCAATGTCTTAATGATACGGCCTGCCATGCAAAATTGCCCTCAACTGTTTACCCGTCTATTGAACTCCATTTTTGGGGCTCTTGACCTTGCTCGATCAGGGCTGGTTATTGTTGCTGTGAGTTCAGTAATGATCGCTACGGGCTGCACCAGCGCCGTTGATGACACGCAACGCGCCTGGATGAATAAAGTCTTTAGACCTTATGTTCCTGATGTGGTGCAAGGCAACTTTATTTCTAGCGAGCAATACGCCAAGCTCTCAGTGGGCCAAAGTCGCGAACAAGTCCGTCAAATTTTGGGCACACCTTTACTGGCTAGTTATTTCCATGCCAATCGCTGGGACTACGTTTTTGAATTTAAGCGTGCTGGTCAGCAAATGAGTAAAGAGCGTCGTGTCACTGTATTTTTCGAGGGCGATAAATTGGTGAAGTTCCAAGGCGATGCCTTACCAACCGAGGTTGAATTGGTTGCTGAGATTGATGGCTATGCAAAAACCAAGCGCTCATTCTGGGATGTCATGACCGGATCAAATAAACCCCCGGTAACCCCGCCTTTGCAGCAGCCAGAGTTGCTGGTGCCTAGCCCAACAAATAACCTGCCTGCTGGCGCGCCAGTTCCTGCGGCTCCTGCAAGTAGTTCTTTTTGGGACTTTTTTAGCTTCTCAAAAAAATCGTCAGATGCCCAGCCTGAGCCCCAACCCTTAGGCCCAGGCACTCTCAATATTCCGCAGGCTACTGAAGCGAAGTAAAGATAAAGTTGTATTGATGTCGAATGATTTTTTCGACAACCTTGAATAAGAAACGAAGATACAAATGATGAAAATCGCAATTGCTGGTGCAACCGGCCGCATGGGAAAAATGTTAATCGAGGCTGTGCTCAATTGCGCAGATGCTGAGCTCGTGGGCGCGCTTGAGCATGAGTCTTGCTCGCTGTTAGGTGAAGATGCTGGCGCATTCTTAGGTAAAAAAACTGGCGTAACTATTACATCGGATATTTCAAAGGCTTTGAATGGTGCTGAGTTCTTAATTGACTTCACACGACCAGAAGGAACGATGGCTCACTTAGCTGTGGCGCAAAAGACGGGCAGCAAAATGATTATTGGTACCACTGGTTTGAGCTCAGAACAAATTGGTAGTCTGAAAAAAGCATCTGCCAATTTAGCGATCGTATTTGCGCCAAATATGAGTGTGGGTGTCAATGCGACATTTAAGTTGCTAGAGATTGCTGCCAAGATGTTGAACGAGGGTTACGACATTGAAATCATTGAAGCGCACCATCGCCATAAGGTAGATGCCCCATCAGGTACGGCACTGCGAATGGG
Proteins encoded in this window:
- the fur gene encoding ferric iron uptake transcriptional regulator codes for the protein MNQNPTPADLRDIGLKATGPRMKILDFFHQNSGTHFSAEDVFMALAKDDKEIGLATVYRVLTQFEQAGLLLRSHFESSKGDGRAIYELNEGQHHDHLVCLDCGHVEEFVDEAIEKRQRDIAKNLGFKLQEHSLAMYGHCQKKNCRNKLKV
- a CDS encoding 16S rRNA (uracil(1498)-N(3))-methyltransferase, with amino-acid sequence MPQFYLPGPWETQKPNTLTPELAHHLRVRRIQVGEFFPIFDGKGQVAQAKLLSLSNKSGEAELSDIRLDTHRESPYAITLAQGLAGGDKMDWVVEKAIETGAQVIAPLQCERSVIKLTRSSDAERAQKRLLHWEGIIQAACEQCDRTVLASVEPVQSFESYLQKPQKAPLKLLLSPDTDKSLYSVLIESPPQDIILMIGPEGGHSPEEEAQAQATGYQIVSLGDRVLRTETAGIVAITAVHSIWDPEMQNRLK
- the dapB gene encoding 4-hydroxy-tetrahydrodipicolinate reductase, producing the protein MKIAIAGATGRMGKMLIEAVLNCADAELVGALEHESCSLLGEDAGAFLGKKTGVTITSDISKALNGAEFLIDFTRPEGTMAHLAVAQKTGSKMIIGTTGLSSEQIGSLKKASANLAIVFAPNMSVGVNATFKLLEIAAKMLNEGYDIEIIEAHHRHKVDAPSGTALRMGEVIADALGEKLDDVAVYAREGHTGERKAGSIGFATIRGGDIVGDHTVLFAGEGERIEISHKSSSRQSYAQGSLRAARFLQAQNSGLYDMQDVLGLRK
- the tkt gene encoding transketolase is translated as MSNLQIRMANAIRALSMDAVQQANSGHPGMPMGMADIAVGLWNEHLQHNPTDPHWMNRDRFVLSNGHGSMLLYSLLHLTGYDLPMSELKNFRQLHSKTAGHPEYGITPGVETTTGPLGQGISNAVGMALAEKLLAEEFNRPGHDIVDHYTYVFLGDGCLMEGISHEVCSLAGTLKLNKLIALWDDNGISIDGKVVSWFNEDTPKRFEAYGWNVIRDVDGHDAEAVSTAIAKAKKSDKPTLICCKTAIGQGSPNMAGSDKVHGSPLGAAEIAATRVALNWPYAPFEIPNDIYEAWDFKKRGQAAEHEWNKEFQAYKNKYPELASELQRRMQGDLSKDFSKTLDAYLKTCETKAETIATRKASQNAIEALAPALPEFMGGSADLTGSNLTNWPSCKAVRGDQWGNHINYGVREFGMSAIMNGIALHGGYIPFGGTFLTFSDYSRNALRMAALMKLRSIFVFTHDSIGLGEDGPTHQSVEHVASLRLIPNLMVWRPCDTTESAVAWGAAIERKHGPSALIFSRQNCPFVSRNSQQVKDIARGGYVLRDPKKSKIDAVIIATGSEIALALQTAERLENEGFGIRVVSIPSTTVFDQQDAAYKAKVLPADVPRIAVEAGVTDFWWKYGCAAVHGVDTFGESAPAPVLYEYFGLTVDQIAKTVKQCIAKK
- a CDS encoding outer membrane protein assembly factor BamE; this encodes MQNCPQLFTRLLNSIFGALDLARSGLVIVAVSSVMIATGCTSAVDDTQRAWMNKVFRPYVPDVVQGNFISSEQYAKLSVGQSREQVRQILGTPLLASYFHANRWDYVFEFKRAGQQMSKERRVTVFFEGDKLVKFQGDALPTEVELVAEIDGYAKTKRSFWDVMTGSNKPPVTPPLQQPELLVPSPTNNLPAGAPVPAAPASSSFWDFFSFSKKSSDAQPEPQPLGPGTLNIPQATEAK
- the gap gene encoding type I glyceraldehyde-3-phosphate dehydrogenase, producing MTIRVAINGYGRIGRMVLRALYEDQVNGKPRRDIKIVAINAMGDIDINAHLTQYDSAHGRFPAEVKVDGDCMVVNGDRIKMFSTRNPLETPWGELGVDLVLECSGKFTSKEKAMVHISQGAKKVLISAPGEKDVDVTIVYGVNQQVLKPGDVVVSNASCTTNCLAPLVKPLLEKIGIESGLMTTIHAFTNDQVLTDVYHKDMRRARSAVSSMIPTKTGAAKAVGLVLPALAGRFDGFAMRVPVINVSVVDLTFAASRATSVDEVNSILKTASEGELKGILGFNTLPLVSIDFNHDPRPSIYDASQTRVSTDGKLVKVLAWYDNEWGYSVQMLNAAEALMAVK